One window from the genome of Camelus bactrianus isolate YW-2024 breed Bactrian camel chromosome 4, ASM4877302v1, whole genome shotgun sequence encodes:
- the IFNK gene encoding interferon kappa translates to MRKLLPTKDPQVYKRHMEEYARPKTSMSTLSLVDFSARDRGKKMPDVTRKCLWPACLVGLFFTGIFSLDCTLLNVYQRRVIWQNLRLLSRMSNSFPTECLSESKAFELPLEILSDAQPLKRDIKEAFYEMAIQAFNIFIQDTFQSTWEEKHLRQLQIGLDEQLRYLEQCLEEEEEENEDMKEMEEEERKHSRDTVSQLSNLELRRYFNRIDKFLKDKKYSHCAWEIVRAELKRCFYFFYKFTALLSRK, encoded by the coding sequence ATGAGAAAACTCCTCCCCACTAAGGATCCTCAGGTGTATAAAAGGCACATGGAAGAATACGCAAGACCTAAAACATCAATGTCAACCTTGAGTCTTGTGGATTTTTCAGCTCgggacaggggaaaaaaaatgcctgaTGTGACTCGAAAGTGTCTGTGGCCAGCGTGCCTCGTGGGTCTGTTCTTCACTGGCATCTTCTCTCTGGACTGTACCCTGCTGAATGTTTACCAGAGGAGAGTCATCTGGCAAAACCTGAGACTCCTGAGCAGGATGAGCAACTCATTTCCTACAGAATGTCTAAGCGAAAGCAAAGCTTTTGAGTTGCCCCTAGAGATCCTATCTGATGCCCAGCCTCTGAAGAGGGATATCAAGGAAGCCTTCTATGAAATGGCCATCCAGGCCTTCAACATCTTCATTCAAGACACCTTCCAATCCACTTGGGAAGAGAAACACCTGAGACAACTTCAGATCGGACTCGATGAGCAGCTACGGTACCTGGAACAATGcttggaagaagaggaggaggaaaatgaagacatgaaagagatggaagaggaggagaggaaacacTCCAGAGATACGGTCTCCCAGCTGAGTAACCTCGAACTGAGGAGATATTTCAACAGGATAGACAAGTTCCTGAAAGATAAGAAATACAGTCACTGTGCCTGGGAGATCGTCCGAGCGGAACTCAAAAGATGTTTCTACTTCTTTTATAAATTCACAGCACTACTCAGCAGGAAATAA